The DNA sequence GAGCGGTTTAAAGGCGTTTGAATACTGCCGTATGAAGGGCCTTGGCAGGCACAAGTTTTTTTACTGGAAAAAGAAGCTGGCAAAATCGCCCGTGTCCATAGAATTCATAG is a window from the Desulforegula conservatrix Mb1Pa genome containing:
- the tnpA gene encoding IS66 family insertion sequence element accessory protein TnpA — protein: MEEKEALSQSEFWKKELAEWESSGLKAFEYCRMKGLGRHKFFYWKKKLAKSPVSIEFI